One window of the Rhipicephalus microplus isolate Deutch F79 chromosome 2, USDA_Rmic, whole genome shotgun sequence genome contains the following:
- the LOC119180088 gene encoding uncharacterized protein LOC119180088, which translates to MTEHCANADPMSGGAGAAAGDSPGLCVSQKIHWPHNVTCYLVKFYRQTPCLWDHSHRDYSDKMAKERALQQFSNETGYPVEAVRKKLINLRNQFTNEWQKMDRSSNSAKPYRTKWAFYKSLTFLKDVVLPRKPRNALHHEGVHMRMPPMGVQAFDARSMDMSASFGFARERRLHEAQQQFHHDGLDHSPQNHQNHGRSAQNNNNEDSSHLDGSALLDGLQQQQEGHRDGSSHQTPPQHQQDQDVTVIGPGGDVDDLELSQSSNSLVLSPEVTLEEPSSSERRILPAEDDGFHQDIRPTYTFPGERYGDIQRGDHVDAFTCYIGTELRRIPDEETVGQLKLQILKLIFNAQATTAAYQGNAQQ; encoded by the exons ATGACCGAGCACTGTGCCAACGCCGACCCAATGTCCGGCGGTGCAGGCGCCGCGGCGGGCGACAGTCCCGGCCTGTGCGTGAGCCAGAAGATCCACTGGCCGCACAACGTGACCTGCTACCTGGTAAAGTTCTACCGCCAGACGCCCTGTCTGTGGGACCACTCGCACCGCGACTACAGCGACAAGATGGCCAAGGAGAGAGCTCTGCAGCAGTTCTCGAACGAGACCGGCTACCCCGTCGAGGCGGTACGAAAGAAACTCATCAACCTGCGCAACCAGTTCACAAACGAGTGGCAGAAGATGGACCGCAGCAGCAACTCGGCGAAACCGTACCGCACCAAGTGGGCGTTCTACAAGTCCCTCACCTTCCTCAAGGACGTCGTACTGCCACGAAAGCCCAGGAACGCATTGCAC CACGAGGGCGTACACATGAGGATGCCTCCGATGGGCGTGCAGGCTTTCGACGCACGCTCGATGGACATGAGCGCGAGCTTCGGATTCGCCCGGGAGAGGCGGCTCCACGAAGCGCAGCAACAGTTCCACCACGACGGCCTCGACCATTCTCCGCAGAACCACCAGAACCACGGCAGGTCGGCGCAGAACAACAACAACGAGGACTCCTCGCACCTCGACGGGTCGGCGCTGCTGGACGGgttgcagcagcagcaggaggGCCACCGAGACGGATCTTCGCACCAGACACCGCCGCAGCATCAGCAGGACCAGGACGTGACCGTGATCGGCCCGGGTGGCGACGTGGACGACCTGGAGCTGTCGCAGTCAAGCAACTCGCTCGTGCTCTCGCCCGAAGTGACCCTCGAGGAGCCGTCCTCGAGCGAGCGGAGGATCCTCCCG gcggagGATGACGGTTTCCATCAAGATATACGACCAACGTACACGTTTCCAGGAGAGCGCTACGGCGACATCCAGAG GGGCGATCACGTGGACGCGTTCACATGCTACATCGGCACCGAGCTGCGACGCATTCCGGACGAGGAGACCGTGGGCCAGCTGAAGCTGCAGATCCTCAAGCTGATCTTCAACGCCCAGGCGACCACCGCCGCCTACCAAGGCAACGCGCAACAGTGA